Proteins encoded together in one Nostoc sp. PCC 7524 window:
- a CDS encoding DUF3598 family protein — MNSQWKYLLQNLGEWQGSFTRLSPQGELLEDIKSVVSLEGLNNNQTIRQIVRRQGQADLVLEYSSLGRNTLFFENGAFSQGSIQLAPFAEFGAELGLIHENRRLRLVQLFDKNGHLDKITLIREHLAGNEPVENPHLQIDDLLGEWQGEATTIYPDWRSPDTISTNLKLQLNDYHRLTQTINYPGCTITSTATINGSTILFEQDPQKSVQVLLLPNGASATFPLKVQLRQCFILEMGWLIQPNLRQRILRSYNDKGEWVSLTLVTEQRVKTY; from the coding sequence ATGAACTCTCAATGGAAATATTTGCTGCAAAATCTTGGTGAATGGCAAGGTTCATTTACTCGATTGTCACCCCAAGGTGAACTTCTAGAAGATATCAAGAGTGTTGTTTCCTTGGAAGGGTTGAACAATAATCAAACTATCCGCCAGATTGTTCGCCGCCAAGGACAAGCAGATTTAGTTTTAGAATACAGTTCTTTAGGAAGAAACACTCTATTTTTTGAGAATGGCGCTTTTTCCCAAGGTTCTATCCAGCTTGCACCTTTTGCTGAGTTTGGTGCAGAACTCGGTTTGATTCACGAAAATCGCCGTTTACGTCTTGTCCAATTATTTGATAAAAACGGTCATTTAGATAAAATAACCTTAATTCGCGAACATTTAGCAGGTAATGAGCCAGTAGAAAATCCCCACTTACAGATAGATGACTTATTGGGAGAATGGCAAGGCGAAGCTACAACAATATATCCTGATTGGCGATCGCCTGATACTATCTCTACAAATCTCAAATTACAGCTTAATGATTATCACCGACTAACTCAGACAATTAATTATCCTGGATGCACCATTACATCCACAGCTACTATCAACGGTTCTACCATTCTCTTTGAGCAAGATCCGCAAAAGTCGGTACAAGTTTTACTACTACCTAATGGTGCTTCTGCTACTTTTCCCCTGAAAGTTCAGCTACGCCAATGCTTCATTTTAGAGATGGGTTGGTTAATTCAACCGAACTTGCGCCAACGCATACTTCGCAGTTACAACGATAAAGGTGAGTGGGTAAGTTTAACTTTAGTTACAGAACAGCGAGTCAAAACTTATTAA